The following proteins are encoded in a genomic region of Nomascus leucogenys isolate Asia chromosome 17, Asia_NLE_v1, whole genome shotgun sequence:
- the TICAM1 gene encoding TIR domain-containing adapter molecule 1: MACTGPSLPSAFDILGAAGQDKLLYLKHKLKTPRPGCQGQDLLHAMVLLKLGQETEARISLEALKADAVARLVARQWAGVDSTEDQEEPPDVSWAVARLYHLLAEERLCPASLRDVAYQEALRTLSSRADHRLGELQDEARNRCGWDIAGDPGSIRTLQSNLGCLPPSSALPSGTRSLPRPIDGVSDWSQGCSLRSTGSPASLASHLEISQSPTMPFLSLHRSPHGPSRLCDDPQASLVPEPVPGGCQEPEEMSWPPSGEIASAPELPSSPPPGLPEVAPDATSTGLPDTPTAPETSTNYPVECTEGSAGPQSLPLPILEPVKNPCSVKDQTPLQLSVEDTTSPNTKPCPPTPTTPETSPPPPPPSSVPCSAHLTPSPLFPSSLESSSEQKFYNFVILHARADEHIALRVREKLEALGVPDGATFCEDFQVPGRGELSCLQDAIDHSAFIILLLTSNFDCRLSLHQVNQAMMSNLTRQGSPDCVIPFLPLESSPAQLSSDTASLLSGLVRLDEHSQIFARKVANTFKPHRLQARKAMWRKEQDTRALREQSQHLDGERMQAAALNAAYSAYLQSYLSYQAQIEQLQVAFGSHMSFGTGAPFGARMPFGGQVPLGAPPPFPTWPGCPQPPPLHAWQAGTPPPPSPQPAAFPQSLPFPQSPDFPTASPAPPQSPGLQPLIIHHAQMVQLGLNNHMWNQRGSQAPEDKTQEAE, encoded by the coding sequence ATGGCCTGCACGGGCCCATCACTTCCTAGCGCCTTCGACATTCTAGGTGCAGCAGGCCAGGACAAGCTCTTGTATCTGAAGCACAAACTGAAGACCCCACGCCCAGGCTGCCAGGGGCAGGACCTCCTGCATGCCATGGTTCTCCTGAAGCTGggccaggaaactgaggccaggatcTCTCTAGAGGCATTGAAGGCTGATGCGGTGGCCCGGCTGGTGGCCCGCCAGTGGGCTGGGGTGGACAGCACCGAGGACCAAGAGGAGCCCCCAGATGTGTCCTGGGCTGTGGCCCGCTTGTACCACCTGCTGGCTGAGGAGAGGCTGTGCCCGGCCTCGCTGCGGGACGTGGCCTACCAGGAAGCCCTCCGCACCCTCAGCTCCAGGGCCGACCACCGGCTGGGGGAACTTCAGGATGAGGCCCGAAACCGGTGTGGGTGGGACATTGCTGGGGATCCAGGGAGCATCCGGACGCTCCAGTCCAATCTGGGCTGCCTCCCACCATCCTCGGCTTTGCCCTCTGGGACCAGGAGCCTCCCACGCCCCATTGACGGTGTTTCAGACTGGAGCCAAGGGTGCTCCCTGCGATCCACTGGCAGCCCCGCCTCCCTGGCCAGCCACTTGGAAATCAGCCAGTCCCCCACCATGCCCTTTCTCAGCCTGCACCGCAGCCCACATGGGCCCAGCAGGCTCTGTGACGACCCCCAGGCCAGCTTGGTGCCCGAGCCTGTCCCCGGTGGCTGCCAGGAGCCTGAGGAGATGAGCTGGCCGCCATCGGGGGAGATTGCCAGTGCCCCAGAGCTGCCAAGCAGCCCACCTCCTGGGCTTCCCGAAGTGGCCCCAGATGCAACCTCCACTGGCCTCCCTGATACCCCCACAGCTCCAGAAACCAGCACCAACTACCCGGTGGAGTGCACCGAGGGGTCTGCAGGCCCCCAGTCTCTCCCCTTGCCTATTTTGGAGCCAGTCAAAAACCCCTGCTCTGTCAAAGACCAGACGCCTCTCCAACTTTCTGTAGAAGATACCACCTCTCCAAATACCAAGCCATGCCCACCTACTCCCACCACCCCAGAAacatcccctcctcctcctccaccttcatCAGTCCCTTGTTCAGCTCACCTGACCCCCTCTCCACTGTTCCCTTCCTCCCTGGAATCGTCATCGGAACAGAAATTCTATAACTTTGTGATCCTCCACGCCAGGGCGGACGAACACATCGCCCTGCGGGTCCGGGAGAAGCTGGAGGCCCTTGGCGTGCCCGACGGGGCTACCTTCTGCGAGGATTTCCAGGTGCCGGGGCGCGGGGAGCTGAGCTGCCTGCAGGACGCCATAGACCACTCAGCTTTCATCATCCTACTTCTCACCTCCAACTTCGACTGTCGCCTGAGCCTGCACCAGGTGAACCAAGCCATGATGAGCAACCTCACGCGACAGGGGTCGCCAGACTGTGTCATCCCCTTCCTGCCCCTGGAGAGCTCCCCGGCCCAGCTCAGCTCCGACACGGCCAGCCTGCTCTCCGGGCTGGTGCGGCTGGACGAACACTCCCAGATCTTCGCCAGGAAGGTGGCCAACACCTTCAAGCCCCACAGGCTTCAGGCCCGAAAGGCCATGTGGAGGAAGGAACAGGACACCCGAGCCCTGAGGGAACAGAGCCAACACCTGGACGGTGAGCGGATGCAGGCGGCGGCACTGAACGCAGCCTACTCGGCCTACCTCCAGAGCTACTTGTCCTACCAGGCACAGATAGAGCAGCTCCAGGTGGCTTTTGGGAGCCACATGTCATTTGGGACTGGGGCGCCCTTTGGGGCTCGAATGCCCTTTGGGGGCCAGGTGCCCCTGGGAGCCCCGCCACCCTTTCCCACTTGGCCGGGGTGCCCGCAGCCGCCACCCCTGCACGCGTGGCAGGCTGGCACCCCCCCACCGCCCTCCCCACAGCCAGCAGCCTTCCCACAGTCACTGCCCTTCCCGCAGTCCCCAGACTTCCCTACGGCCTCACCTGCACCCCCTCAGAGCCCAGGACTGCAACCCCTCATTATCCACCATGCACAGATGGTACAGCTGGGGCTGAACAACCATATGTGGAACCAGAGAGGGTCCCAGGCGCCCGAGGACAAGACGCAGGAGGCAGAATGA